One Denticeps clupeoides unplaced genomic scaffold, fDenClu1.1, whole genome shotgun sequence genomic region harbors:
- the LOC114783006 gene encoding HEAT repeat-containing protein 6-like isoform X1: protein MADQESSFPAPHAQFRGRCRRLGGLQPSCPELRTELNLLLDQLISENYSGAEIRPEEICTLLTQASRLVPPSQEHLVVKLCQLIHQLLNQLQVIVDEPTLDTLVSYTCQALYSCSPWTHPEVLLAMSALVYANGPQCKRHLPELLGPSGLLMRYSAPSQPDMELRQAAVHCMSSLCMGLPGKPCLEQPYRGVCFKTFLQTLQCPRPPEGDDIVYCMLLQSALKGLQYYLNGEKWSSGPDDLLGSILGILKKFMFFGVPGVIEEVPPVLYPAPLSQYDSVTVVKSSTAAPQDTPEAGRVSASKKRKSHGRDRKSGVEGRRSEAEDVQEEREVVPTRGQASDRWSPRVQLVSGATPSPSWKKGSSDSEVSDPEGGMQGKIRLYQARVRLSSLHCFLSLLKCVEKRVLFGYWSSFLPDAPTPGSASTLTLLTIVLKDPSPKVRAGSLQVLSALLDGSRGFLSTAEDVSVPRQAFTPLSATLAASLRELHRSLSLALLAESSPHTLTQVIKCLAHLVCNVPYQRLRPGLLSPLWKQIRPYIRHRDVNVRVSCLTLLGALVSAQAPLTEVAQLLKSGDGGGASEEGPCWLLQLCMCLVTKPRDGAHSDSDSATSPAHRNGPAAMEPLPVRLEAMQVLALMVKGYFSLVHNSLLELGHLCNRCLGEEDAYIQLHGSKLLQELGSAITQLYRAEGDSCLPLPQVVQFWSNVLNGPLTAALQDELHPTLQTSACDALASILPQAFSQLPDKSQVMCMTMLLGLTYGGNSAAAVRALGVYVLFPCLQEDVMFVVDAANAILACLTDCSSNVRTMAAWSLGNLADTLIVNMELLRSEVSDLLLLKMLTAATQASRDKDRVKSNAVRALGNLLYFLGPEQIVRPQFSSPIEEAMHALTSTVCSDVTMKVRWNACYGLGNAFRNPSLNLGSASWSADAFSALTGAVASCRNFKVRINSAAALSVPPLRQNYGDAAQFARVWQALVEALEGSVDSADFLEYRYSSSLRTQLCQALLHLLSLCQPEDLAGLTPSLSGHVGSSLVQHLTEDGSPAAEGKDGAVLQGRVQVASEALVRLREFSGQTHADTLVDFLEDVLRSLPGDRSAPF from the exons ATGGCCGACCAGGAAAGCTCGTTCCCCGCGCCACACGCCCAGTTCCGGGGCCGCTGCCGGAGACTCGGCGGCCTGCAGCCCTCCTGTCCGGAGCTGCGGACCGAGCTGAACCTCCTGCTGGACCAGCTGATCTCCGAGAACTACAGCGGCGCCGAGATCCGCCCCGAG GAAATATGTACGCTCCTCACACAAGCCAGCCGTCTGGTCCCTCCTAGTCAGGAGCACCTTGTGGTCAAACTTTGCCAACTGATCCACCAACTTCTCAATCAGCTACag GTCATCGTTGATGAACCGACTCTTGACACGCTGGTGTCCTACACCTGCCAGGCGCTCTACTCCTGCAGCCCATGGACCCACCCCGAGGTGTTGCTGGCGATGTCGGCTCTGGTTTATGCCAATGGACCCCAGTGCAAGAGG CACCTGCCAGAGCTCCTGGGACCCAGTGGGCTGTTGATGAGGTACAGCGCCCCCAGTCAGCCAGATATGGAACTGCGGCAGGCAGCAGTGCACTGTATGTCTAGTCTCTGCATGGG GCTTCCAGGAAAGCCATGTCTAGAGCAGCCCTATCGTGGAGTGTGTTTCAAAACTTTCTTGCAGACATTGCAGTGTCCCCGGCCTCCAGAAGGGGACGACATTGTCTACTGCATG CTCCTGCAGAGTGCTCTGAAAGGCCTACAGTATTATCTGAATGGAGAGAAGTGGAGCTCTGGACCAGATGATCTGCTGGGATCGATCTTGGGCATCCTGAAG AAATTCATGTTCTTCGGCGTGCCGGGGGTGATTGAGGAGGTGCCACCAGTCCTTTATCCAGCGCCCTTGTCACAGTATGACTCTGTCACTGTTGTCAAATCTTCTACAGCTGCACCTCAGGACACCCCAGAAGCTGGCAGGGTCTCAGCG AGCAAGAAGAGGAAGTCCCATGGGCGGGACAGGAAGTCTGGAGTGGAGGGGAGAAGGAGCGAGGCAGAAGATGTACAGGAGGAAAGAGAGGTGGTGCCAACAAGGGGCCAAGCCTCAGACAGATGGAGCCCCAGAGTCCAGTTAGTGTCTGGAGCCACGCCCTCCCCCTCCTGGAAGAAGGGAAGTTCTGATTCTGAAGTATCTGATCCTGAGGGGGGCATGCAGGGAAAAATCAG actctACCAGGCACGTGTACGGTTGTCATCGCTACACTGTTTCCTGTCTCTGCTGAAGTGTGTGGAAAAGCGTGTGCTGTTTGGCTATTGGTCATCGTTCCTCCCAGATGCACCGACGCCTGGCAGCGCCTCCACCCTAACCCTCCTCACCATTGTGCTGAAGGACCCTTCTCCCAAG GTCAGGGCTGGTTCTCTGCAGGTGCTGTCAGCGTTGCTGGATGGATCTCGGGGCTTTCTGTCCACTGCAGAGGACGTGAGTGTCCCTCGCCAGGCCTTCACTCCTCTCTCTGCTACCCTTGCTGCCAGCCTGAGAGAGCTTCATCGCAGCCTCAGCCTGGCTTTACTGGCAGAGTCATcgccacacactctcacacaggtCATAAAG TGTCTGGCCCACCTGGTGTGTAACGTTCCATATCAGCGCCTGCGGCCAGGACTCCTCAGCCCCCTCTGGAAGCAGATACGACCCTACATCCGCCACAGAG ATGTGAACGTGCGGGTGTCCTGTCTGACCTTGCTGGGGGCGCTGGTGTCTGCCCAGGCGCCCCTGACGGAGGTCGCACAGCTGTTGAAAAGTGGAGATGGAGGCGGGGCTTCTGAGGAGGGGCCATGCTGGCTTCTCCAGCTCTGCATGTGTCTGGTCACGAAGCCCCGTGACGGTGCCCACTCAGACAGTGACTCTGCCACTAGCCCCGCCCATCGTAATGGCCCTGCTGCCATGGAGCCTTTGCCTGTCAGACTGGAAGCCATGCAG GTGTTGGCGCTGATGGTGAAGGGTTATTTCTCTCTGGTCCATAACTCTCTGCTGGAGCTCGGCCACTTATGCAATCGTTGCCTCGGGGAGGAAGATGCGTACATCCAGCTGcatgggtcaaag CTGCTGCAGGAGCTTGGAAGCGCCATCACTCAGCTGTACAGGGCAGAGGGTGACAGCTGCTTACCGCTCCCACAG GTGGTCCAGTTCTGGTCTAATGTCCTGAATGGGCCGTTGACTGCTGCTTTACAAGATGAGCTGCATCCAACCCTGCAGACCAGTGCCTGTGATGCACTTGCCTCCATACTACCACAGGCCTTCAGCCAACTGCCC gatAAGAGTCAGGTTATGTGCATGACAATGCTGCTGGGACTGACCTACGGTGGAAATTCGGCAGCAGCGGTCCGAGCATTAGGGGTGTATGTGCTGTTCCCCTGCCTACAAGAg GACGTAATGTTTGTGGTAGATGCAGCCAACGCCATCTTGGCTTGTCTTACTGACTGCTCCTCTAACGTCCGAACGATGGCTGCTTGGTCACTTGGTAATCTTGCAGACACGCTGATCGTTAACAT GGAGCTGCTGAGGTCCGAGGTTTCTGACCTGCTGCTGTTGAAGATGCTGACCGCTGCAACACAGGCATCCAGAGATAAAGACAGA GTGAAGAGTAACGCAGTTCGGGCTCTGGGGAACCTTCTGTATTTCcttgggccagagcagattgtCCGGCCGCAGTTCAGCAGTCCTATAGAGGAGGCCATGCATGCGCTGACCTCCACAGTGTGCAGCGACGTCACCATGAAGGTGCGCTGGAATGCCTGCTACGGTCTGGGTAATGCCTTCAGGAATCCGAGCCTGAACCTGG GCTCAGCCAGCTGGTCTGCAGACGCCTTCTCAGCGCTGACCGGCGCGGTGGCATCGTGCAGGAATTTCAAGGTCCGCATCAATTCAGCTGCTGCCCTGTCTGTGCCGCCCTTGCGGCAGAACTACGGTGATGCCGCTCAGTTCGCGCGGGTGTGGCAGGCCCTGGTGGAGGCCCTGGAAGGCAGCGTGGACTCTGCCGATTTCCTGGAGTACCGCTACAGCTCCAGTCTGCGGACGCAGCTGTGCCAAGCTCTCCTGCACCTGCTGTCCCTCTGCCAGCCTGAGGACCTGGCGGGCCTGACACCATCGCTGTCTGGCCACGTTGGCAGCTCTCTGGTCCAGCACCTGACTGAGGACGGGTCACCTGCTGCAGAGGGGAAAGACggagctgtgctgcagggtcGGGTGCAGGTAGCGTCAGAGGCTCTCGTCAGACTCCGGGAGTTTTCTGGGCAAACACACGCGGACACACTGGTGGACTTTCTGGAGGACGTTCTGAGGAGCTTACCTGGGGACAGAAGTGCCCCGTTTTAA
- the LOC114783006 gene encoding HEAT repeat-containing protein 6-like isoform X3, protein MLLQSALKGLQYYLNGEKWSSGPDDLLGSILGILKKFMFFGVPGVIEEVPPVLYPAPLSQYDSVTVVKSSTAAPQDTPEAGRVSASKKRKSHGRDRKSGVEGRRSEAEDVQEEREVVPTRGQASDRWSPRVQLVSGATPSPSWKKGSSDSEVSDPEGGMQGKIRLYQARVRLSSLHCFLSLLKCVEKRVLFGYWSSFLPDAPTPGSASTLTLLTIVLKDPSPKVRAGSLQVLSALLDGSRGFLSTAEDVSVPRQAFTPLSATLAASLRELHRSLSLALLAESSPHTLTQVIKCLAHLVCNVPYQRLRPGLLSPLWKQIRPYIRHRDVNVRVSCLTLLGALVSAQAPLTEVAQLLKSGDGGGASEEGPCWLLQLCMCLVTKPRDGAHSDSDSATSPAHRNGPAAMEPLPVRLEAMQVLALMVKGYFSLVHNSLLELGHLCNRCLGEEDAYIQLHGSKLLQELGSAITQLYRAEGDSCLPLPQVVQFWSNVLNGPLTAALQDELHPTLQTSACDALASILPQAFSQLPDKSQVMCMTMLLGLTYGGNSAAAVRALGVYVLFPCLQEDVMFVVDAANAILACLTDCSSNVRTMAAWSLGNLADTLIVNMELLRSEVSDLLLLKMLTAATQASRDKDRVKSNAVRALGNLLYFLGPEQIVRPQFSSPIEEAMHALTSTVCSDVTMKVRWNACYGLGNAFRNPSLNLGSASWSADAFSALTGAVASCRNFKVRINSAAALSVPPLRQNYGDAAQFARVWQALVEALEGSVDSADFLEYRYSSSLRTQLCQALLHLLSLCQPEDLAGLTPSLSGHVGSSLVQHLTEDGSPAAEGKDGAVLQGRVQVASEALVRLREFSGQTHADTLVDFLEDVLRSLPGDRSAPF, encoded by the exons ATG CTCCTGCAGAGTGCTCTGAAAGGCCTACAGTATTATCTGAATGGAGAGAAGTGGAGCTCTGGACCAGATGATCTGCTGGGATCGATCTTGGGCATCCTGAAG AAATTCATGTTCTTCGGCGTGCCGGGGGTGATTGAGGAGGTGCCACCAGTCCTTTATCCAGCGCCCTTGTCACAGTATGACTCTGTCACTGTTGTCAAATCTTCTACAGCTGCACCTCAGGACACCCCAGAAGCTGGCAGGGTCTCAGCG AGCAAGAAGAGGAAGTCCCATGGGCGGGACAGGAAGTCTGGAGTGGAGGGGAGAAGGAGCGAGGCAGAAGATGTACAGGAGGAAAGAGAGGTGGTGCCAACAAGGGGCCAAGCCTCAGACAGATGGAGCCCCAGAGTCCAGTTAGTGTCTGGAGCCACGCCCTCCCCCTCCTGGAAGAAGGGAAGTTCTGATTCTGAAGTATCTGATCCTGAGGGGGGCATGCAGGGAAAAATCAG actctACCAGGCACGTGTACGGTTGTCATCGCTACACTGTTTCCTGTCTCTGCTGAAGTGTGTGGAAAAGCGTGTGCTGTTTGGCTATTGGTCATCGTTCCTCCCAGATGCACCGACGCCTGGCAGCGCCTCCACCCTAACCCTCCTCACCATTGTGCTGAAGGACCCTTCTCCCAAG GTCAGGGCTGGTTCTCTGCAGGTGCTGTCAGCGTTGCTGGATGGATCTCGGGGCTTTCTGTCCACTGCAGAGGACGTGAGTGTCCCTCGCCAGGCCTTCACTCCTCTCTCTGCTACCCTTGCTGCCAGCCTGAGAGAGCTTCATCGCAGCCTCAGCCTGGCTTTACTGGCAGAGTCATcgccacacactctcacacaggtCATAAAG TGTCTGGCCCACCTGGTGTGTAACGTTCCATATCAGCGCCTGCGGCCAGGACTCCTCAGCCCCCTCTGGAAGCAGATACGACCCTACATCCGCCACAGAG ATGTGAACGTGCGGGTGTCCTGTCTGACCTTGCTGGGGGCGCTGGTGTCTGCCCAGGCGCCCCTGACGGAGGTCGCACAGCTGTTGAAAAGTGGAGATGGAGGCGGGGCTTCTGAGGAGGGGCCATGCTGGCTTCTCCAGCTCTGCATGTGTCTGGTCACGAAGCCCCGTGACGGTGCCCACTCAGACAGTGACTCTGCCACTAGCCCCGCCCATCGTAATGGCCCTGCTGCCATGGAGCCTTTGCCTGTCAGACTGGAAGCCATGCAG GTGTTGGCGCTGATGGTGAAGGGTTATTTCTCTCTGGTCCATAACTCTCTGCTGGAGCTCGGCCACTTATGCAATCGTTGCCTCGGGGAGGAAGATGCGTACATCCAGCTGcatgggtcaaag CTGCTGCAGGAGCTTGGAAGCGCCATCACTCAGCTGTACAGGGCAGAGGGTGACAGCTGCTTACCGCTCCCACAG GTGGTCCAGTTCTGGTCTAATGTCCTGAATGGGCCGTTGACTGCTGCTTTACAAGATGAGCTGCATCCAACCCTGCAGACCAGTGCCTGTGATGCACTTGCCTCCATACTACCACAGGCCTTCAGCCAACTGCCC gatAAGAGTCAGGTTATGTGCATGACAATGCTGCTGGGACTGACCTACGGTGGAAATTCGGCAGCAGCGGTCCGAGCATTAGGGGTGTATGTGCTGTTCCCCTGCCTACAAGAg GACGTAATGTTTGTGGTAGATGCAGCCAACGCCATCTTGGCTTGTCTTACTGACTGCTCCTCTAACGTCCGAACGATGGCTGCTTGGTCACTTGGTAATCTTGCAGACACGCTGATCGTTAACAT GGAGCTGCTGAGGTCCGAGGTTTCTGACCTGCTGCTGTTGAAGATGCTGACCGCTGCAACACAGGCATCCAGAGATAAAGACAGA GTGAAGAGTAACGCAGTTCGGGCTCTGGGGAACCTTCTGTATTTCcttgggccagagcagattgtCCGGCCGCAGTTCAGCAGTCCTATAGAGGAGGCCATGCATGCGCTGACCTCCACAGTGTGCAGCGACGTCACCATGAAGGTGCGCTGGAATGCCTGCTACGGTCTGGGTAATGCCTTCAGGAATCCGAGCCTGAACCTGG GCTCAGCCAGCTGGTCTGCAGACGCCTTCTCAGCGCTGACCGGCGCGGTGGCATCGTGCAGGAATTTCAAGGTCCGCATCAATTCAGCTGCTGCCCTGTCTGTGCCGCCCTTGCGGCAGAACTACGGTGATGCCGCTCAGTTCGCGCGGGTGTGGCAGGCCCTGGTGGAGGCCCTGGAAGGCAGCGTGGACTCTGCCGATTTCCTGGAGTACCGCTACAGCTCCAGTCTGCGGACGCAGCTGTGCCAAGCTCTCCTGCACCTGCTGTCCCTCTGCCAGCCTGAGGACCTGGCGGGCCTGACACCATCGCTGTCTGGCCACGTTGGCAGCTCTCTGGTCCAGCACCTGACTGAGGACGGGTCACCTGCTGCAGAGGGGAAAGACggagctgtgctgcagggtcGGGTGCAGGTAGCGTCAGAGGCTCTCGTCAGACTCCGGGAGTTTTCTGGGCAAACACACGCGGACACACTGGTGGACTTTCTGGAGGACGTTCTGAGGAGCTTACCTGGGGACAGAAGTGCCCCGTTTTAA
- the LOC114783007 gene encoding probable ATP-dependent RNA helicase DDX52, with protein MDAAELFRKLGRGAKFDLKRFGGDAQRFQVRKVARRGDGGAGGSGSETVAPSREDDDDMNVEESKEEIRKLSVKRRQQLHQEKVNQVRHQNRINVHGSDVPHPVCTFEELQQEYQLDPRIIQNLRDAGFQSPTAIQMQAIPLMMNRRELLACAPTGSGKTVAFCLPILAHLRQPLNVGFRAVILSPTRELASQTHRELKKLSEGLGFRIHMINKGHDATKKFGPKSAKKFDVLVTTPNRLVYLLKQEPPAADLSSVQWLVVDESDKLFEDGRTGFRDQLAAIFQACSSSQVRRALYSATCAPDVEQWCQLHLDNLVSVNIGPRNSAPQTVEQSLLFVGAESGKLVAMRDLIKKGFSPPVLVFVQSVLRARELFHELLYEGIHVDVIHSDRTQQQRDNVVTSFRSGKIWVLICTALLARGIDFKGVNLVVNYDFPTSAVEYIHRIGRTGRAGHKGRAITFFTESDRPMLRSIATVMKQTGCSIPDYMLGFKKTKSKMKRQIEKRPPWRATIRTTPRFLLQKGKRKRRPGKKVTAPESGQPSEPGT; from the exons ATGGACGCGGCCGAACTGTTCAGGAAACTCGGCCGTGGAGCGAAGTTCGACCTGAAGCGGTTCGGCGGGGACGCCCAGAGGTTCCAG GTGAGGAAGGTGGCGAGGCGCGGAGACGGCGGCGCTGGTGGCTCCGGGTCCGAGACGGTGGCTCCGAGTCGCGAAG ATGATGACGATATGAATGTGGAGGAGAGTAAAGAGGAGATTCGCAAATTATCTGTGAAGAGACGCCAGCAGCTTCACCAAGAGAAG GTGAACCAGGTCAGACACCAGAACCGGATCAACGTCCACGGCAGTGATGTTCCCCACCCTGTCTGCACCTTCGAGGAGCTACAGCAGGAGTACCAGCTCGACCCGCGGATCATCCAGAACCTCCGAGACGCCGGCTTCCAGAGCCCCACGGCCATCCAGATGCAGGCAATTCCCCTCATGATGAAT AGGCGTGAGTTGTTGGCATGCGCGCCGACAGGTTCTGGAAAGACCGTGGCGTTTTGTCTGCCGATCCTGGCCCACCTACGCCAGCCTCTCAACGTCGGCTTCCGAGCGGTGATCCTGTCCCCCACCAGAGAGCTCGCCAGCCAG acacacagagagctgAAGAAGCTGTCAGAAGGTCTGGGCTTCAGGATTCACATGATCAACAAAGGACATGATGCTACCAAGAAGTTCGGCCCCAAGTCTGCCAAGAAATTTG ACGTTTTGGTGACGACCCCCAACCGCCTGGTGTACCTCCTGAAGCAGGAGCCGCCCGCAGCGGACCTGAGCAG CGTTCAGTGGCTGGTGGTGGACGAGTCTGACAAGCTGTTTGAAGACGGACGGACGGGATTCAGGGACCAGCTGGCCGCCATTTTTCAGGCCTGCAGCTCCAGCCAAGTGCGCCGAGCGCTCTACAGCGCCACCTGTGCGCCGGACGTGGAGCAGTGGTGCCAGCTGCACCTGGACAACCTTGTTAGTGTCAATATTGGTCCAAG GAACTCCGCACCACAGACAGTGGAACAGTCGCTCCTGTTTGTTGGGGCTGAAAGTGGGAAGCTGGTGGCCATGAGGGACCTCATTAAAAAg GGCTTTTCACCCCCCGTGCTGGTGTTTGTGCAGTCAGTCCTGAGAGCGCGAGAGCTTTTCCACGAGCTTCTCTACGAAGGCATACACGTGGACGTCATCCATTCAGACCGCACTCAGCAGCAG AGGGACAATGTGGTGACCAGCTTCCGCTCCGGAAAGATCTGGGTCCTTATTTGCACCGCTCTGCTGGCCAGAGGCATCGATTTCAAAGGCGTCAACCTGGTGGTCAACTACGACTTCCCAACCAGCGCTGTGGAGTACATCCATCGCATCG GGCGCACAGGCAGAGCAGGACACAAGGGCAGGGCGatcaccttcttcacagagagtGACCGACCCATGCTGCGGAG CATCGCCACAGTTATGAAACAGACCGGATGCTCCATCCCAGACTACATGCTGGGATTCAAGAAAACCAAGAG TAAGATGAAAAGGCAGATTGAGAAGAGACCTCCATGGAGGGCGACCATCCGCACGACCCCACGCTTCCTCCTTCAGAAAGGCAAGAGGAAGAG GAGACCAGGAAAGAAAGTCACTGCACCTGAGAGTGGACAGCCATCGGAACCGGGGACTTGA
- the LOC114783006 gene encoding HEAT repeat-containing protein 6-like isoform X2, whose translation MHHPQWSEGEGKRKEKSELLQSALKGLQYYLNGEKWSSGPDDLLGSILGILKKFMFFGVPGVIEEVPPVLYPAPLSQYDSVTVVKSSTAAPQDTPEAGRVSASKKRKSHGRDRKSGVEGRRSEAEDVQEEREVVPTRGQASDRWSPRVQLVSGATPSPSWKKGSSDSEVSDPEGGMQGKIRLYQARVRLSSLHCFLSLLKCVEKRVLFGYWSSFLPDAPTPGSASTLTLLTIVLKDPSPKVRAGSLQVLSALLDGSRGFLSTAEDVSVPRQAFTPLSATLAASLRELHRSLSLALLAESSPHTLTQVIKCLAHLVCNVPYQRLRPGLLSPLWKQIRPYIRHRDVNVRVSCLTLLGALVSAQAPLTEVAQLLKSGDGGGASEEGPCWLLQLCMCLVTKPRDGAHSDSDSATSPAHRNGPAAMEPLPVRLEAMQVLALMVKGYFSLVHNSLLELGHLCNRCLGEEDAYIQLHGSKLLQELGSAITQLYRAEGDSCLPLPQVVQFWSNVLNGPLTAALQDELHPTLQTSACDALASILPQAFSQLPDKSQVMCMTMLLGLTYGGNSAAAVRALGVYVLFPCLQEDVMFVVDAANAILACLTDCSSNVRTMAAWSLGNLADTLIVNMELLRSEVSDLLLLKMLTAATQASRDKDRVKSNAVRALGNLLYFLGPEQIVRPQFSSPIEEAMHALTSTVCSDVTMKVRWNACYGLGNAFRNPSLNLGSASWSADAFSALTGAVASCRNFKVRINSAAALSVPPLRQNYGDAAQFARVWQALVEALEGSVDSADFLEYRYSSSLRTQLCQALLHLLSLCQPEDLAGLTPSLSGHVGSSLVQHLTEDGSPAAEGKDGAVLQGRVQVASEALVRLREFSGQTHADTLVDFLEDVLRSLPGDRSAPF comes from the exons ATGCACCATCCACAGTGGAGTGAAGGCGAAgggaagagaaaagagaagagcgaG CTCCTGCAGAGTGCTCTGAAAGGCCTACAGTATTATCTGAATGGAGAGAAGTGGAGCTCTGGACCAGATGATCTGCTGGGATCGATCTTGGGCATCCTGAAG AAATTCATGTTCTTCGGCGTGCCGGGGGTGATTGAGGAGGTGCCACCAGTCCTTTATCCAGCGCCCTTGTCACAGTATGACTCTGTCACTGTTGTCAAATCTTCTACAGCTGCACCTCAGGACACCCCAGAAGCTGGCAGGGTCTCAGCG AGCAAGAAGAGGAAGTCCCATGGGCGGGACAGGAAGTCTGGAGTGGAGGGGAGAAGGAGCGAGGCAGAAGATGTACAGGAGGAAAGAGAGGTGGTGCCAACAAGGGGCCAAGCCTCAGACAGATGGAGCCCCAGAGTCCAGTTAGTGTCTGGAGCCACGCCCTCCCCCTCCTGGAAGAAGGGAAGTTCTGATTCTGAAGTATCTGATCCTGAGGGGGGCATGCAGGGAAAAATCAG actctACCAGGCACGTGTACGGTTGTCATCGCTACACTGTTTCCTGTCTCTGCTGAAGTGTGTGGAAAAGCGTGTGCTGTTTGGCTATTGGTCATCGTTCCTCCCAGATGCACCGACGCCTGGCAGCGCCTCCACCCTAACCCTCCTCACCATTGTGCTGAAGGACCCTTCTCCCAAG GTCAGGGCTGGTTCTCTGCAGGTGCTGTCAGCGTTGCTGGATGGATCTCGGGGCTTTCTGTCCACTGCAGAGGACGTGAGTGTCCCTCGCCAGGCCTTCACTCCTCTCTCTGCTACCCTTGCTGCCAGCCTGAGAGAGCTTCATCGCAGCCTCAGCCTGGCTTTACTGGCAGAGTCATcgccacacactctcacacaggtCATAAAG TGTCTGGCCCACCTGGTGTGTAACGTTCCATATCAGCGCCTGCGGCCAGGACTCCTCAGCCCCCTCTGGAAGCAGATACGACCCTACATCCGCCACAGAG ATGTGAACGTGCGGGTGTCCTGTCTGACCTTGCTGGGGGCGCTGGTGTCTGCCCAGGCGCCCCTGACGGAGGTCGCACAGCTGTTGAAAAGTGGAGATGGAGGCGGGGCTTCTGAGGAGGGGCCATGCTGGCTTCTCCAGCTCTGCATGTGTCTGGTCACGAAGCCCCGTGACGGTGCCCACTCAGACAGTGACTCTGCCACTAGCCCCGCCCATCGTAATGGCCCTGCTGCCATGGAGCCTTTGCCTGTCAGACTGGAAGCCATGCAG GTGTTGGCGCTGATGGTGAAGGGTTATTTCTCTCTGGTCCATAACTCTCTGCTGGAGCTCGGCCACTTATGCAATCGTTGCCTCGGGGAGGAAGATGCGTACATCCAGCTGcatgggtcaaag CTGCTGCAGGAGCTTGGAAGCGCCATCACTCAGCTGTACAGGGCAGAGGGTGACAGCTGCTTACCGCTCCCACAG GTGGTCCAGTTCTGGTCTAATGTCCTGAATGGGCCGTTGACTGCTGCTTTACAAGATGAGCTGCATCCAACCCTGCAGACCAGTGCCTGTGATGCACTTGCCTCCATACTACCACAGGCCTTCAGCCAACTGCCC gatAAGAGTCAGGTTATGTGCATGACAATGCTGCTGGGACTGACCTACGGTGGAAATTCGGCAGCAGCGGTCCGAGCATTAGGGGTGTATGTGCTGTTCCCCTGCCTACAAGAg GACGTAATGTTTGTGGTAGATGCAGCCAACGCCATCTTGGCTTGTCTTACTGACTGCTCCTCTAACGTCCGAACGATGGCTGCTTGGTCACTTGGTAATCTTGCAGACACGCTGATCGTTAACAT GGAGCTGCTGAGGTCCGAGGTTTCTGACCTGCTGCTGTTGAAGATGCTGACCGCTGCAACACAGGCATCCAGAGATAAAGACAGA GTGAAGAGTAACGCAGTTCGGGCTCTGGGGAACCTTCTGTATTTCcttgggccagagcagattgtCCGGCCGCAGTTCAGCAGTCCTATAGAGGAGGCCATGCATGCGCTGACCTCCACAGTGTGCAGCGACGTCACCATGAAGGTGCGCTGGAATGCCTGCTACGGTCTGGGTAATGCCTTCAGGAATCCGAGCCTGAACCTGG GCTCAGCCAGCTGGTCTGCAGACGCCTTCTCAGCGCTGACCGGCGCGGTGGCATCGTGCAGGAATTTCAAGGTCCGCATCAATTCAGCTGCTGCCCTGTCTGTGCCGCCCTTGCGGCAGAACTACGGTGATGCCGCTCAGTTCGCGCGGGTGTGGCAGGCCCTGGTGGAGGCCCTGGAAGGCAGCGTGGACTCTGCCGATTTCCTGGAGTACCGCTACAGCTCCAGTCTGCGGACGCAGCTGTGCCAAGCTCTCCTGCACCTGCTGTCCCTCTGCCAGCCTGAGGACCTGGCGGGCCTGACACCATCGCTGTCTGGCCACGTTGGCAGCTCTCTGGTCCAGCACCTGACTGAGGACGGGTCACCTGCTGCAGAGGGGAAAGACggagctgtgctgcagggtcGGGTGCAGGTAGCGTCAGAGGCTCTCGTCAGACTCCGGGAGTTTTCTGGGCAAACACACGCGGACACACTGGTGGACTTTCTGGAGGACGTTCTGAGGAGCTTACCTGGGGACAGAAGTGCCCCGTTTTAA